Proteins encoded together in one Hylaeus volcanicus isolate JK05 chromosome 3, UHH_iyHylVolc1.0_haploid, whole genome shotgun sequence window:
- the LOC128874377 gene encoding uncharacterized protein LOC128874377, protein MRNLNTQQILKDEECFEIIRKKLHKDSMEDFSLITYEVVPIDKVNGFMGQYFTLKATVACPQSPLETKNINFFTKIPPPTTSPQYDFIQQYGSFKKEVALYTTVFPEVLDGPDKRCIPECFLGVENDVIVLEDMANSGYEMTDKFKPFDLEHCKIFMKTIAKFHAKSFIFEEVYQKNLHEEFSHCMQETLWPLKDGRSKAMFEAAVKGIVSMVDEMTELSEDQREQFKKKMIDLSADHAGKLLPSSKHKNVLCHGDLWANNILFKYDEEDKPMECCLIDFQLVRYNPPAHDILCFLQFTTTRQQREERGEELFKIYHESMADALREANLDISQVFPWDEFIGTVEDLRLMCMIHGVLNIPIMLLEPSAASKYFADEPHLLENILYVDRTPLICEQLKSVPEYRARMLDALLELYDHVAG, encoded by the exons ATGCGTAATCTCAATACGCAACAAATCCTCAAAGACGAGGAGTGCTTTGAGATAATTCGCAAAAAGCTCCATAAGGACTCCATGGAGGATTTCTCGCTGATCACTTACGAAGTCGTGCCCATAGACAAGGTGAACGGCTTCATGGGCCAGTATTTCACGCTAAAGGCTACCGTGGCGTGTCCGCAGTCGCCCTTGGAGacgaagaatattaatttcttcacgAAAATACCGCCACCGACCACCAGCCCTCAGTATGACTTTATCCAGCAATACGGTAGTTTCAAGAAAGAAGTCGCTCTTTATACTACTGTCTTCCCTGAAGTGTTAGACGGACCCGACAAAAGATGCATCCCAGAGTGCTTCCTCGGTGTGGAGAACGACGTGATAGTCTTGGAGGACATGGCCAACAGCGGCTACGAAATGACGGACAAGTTCAAACCGTTTGATCTCGAACACTGCAAGATCTTCATGAAGACTATTGCCAAATTCCACGCCAAGTCCTTCATCTTCGAGGAGGTATACCAGAAAAATCTGCACGAAGAGTTCTCCCATTGCATGCAGGAGACTCTCTGGCCTCTCAAAGATGGCCGTTCGAAAGCGATGTTCGAGGCTGCTGTGAAGGGCATCGTTTCCATGGTGGATGAGATGACTGAGCTGAGCGAGGATCAGAGAGAACAATTCAAGAAGAAGATGATTGACTTGTCTGCTGATCACGCGGGGAAACTGTTGCCATCCTCCAAGCATAAAAACGTTCTTTGTCATGGAGACTTGTGGGCGAATAacattttgttcaaatatgATGAGGAGGATAAACCTATGGAGTGCTGTCTCATCGATTTTCAACTGGTCAG ATACAACCCACCTGCACACGATATTCTCTGCTTTCTGCAATTCACAACGACTCGACAGCAGCGCGAGGAACGCGGCgaagaattattcaaaatctACCACGAATCAATGGCGGACGCTCTGCGCGAAGCCAACCTAGATATTTCCCAAGTCTTCCCGTGGGACGAGTTCATCGGAACTGTCGAAGACCTGCGACTCATGTGCATGATTCACGGAGTTCTGAATATACCCATCATGCTACTGGAACCCAGCGCGGCCAGCAAGTACTTCGCCGACGAGCCACACCTCTTGGAGAACATCCTCTACGTGGACAGAACGCCCCTAATCTGCGAGCAGCTGAAGAGCGTGCCTGAATATCGGGCCAGGATGCTGGATGCACTTCTGGAGCTATACGACCACGTGGCTGGATAA
- the LOC128874378 gene encoding lipid storage droplets surface-binding protein 1 isoform X1 — protein sequence MARTNAKRRHSDLPHFESVARISSLPIVENGIHIAGNVYDRIKRSNSLMNWSLGTAEHSFAIATASAKPAIYALNGAIMTIDLLLCKGIDIVEQRVPAVHLPPHLMYCNAREYVSNKIVRPVLMRAGSVKQIGSQAANAAADRLDDALTVADKYVDRYLPPDPADKVIDENTPSKSVSKATRTIKHGARFSRKLQRRLTRRTLAEARALKEQGTECIHVLLYVIELLATDPKLAYQKAKELWATLSLPEPENQARPATLEQLLVLLTRESARRIVHLVNGTTTLAKRSPRDLGRILVNLSHQLLAVADATLTMVPLIGMRDATKARMSVLLSAIQRLNSTTNRLLERLAAFLAGRPTVSKVTHVQSHQQNHNNHMSMSSNPPVNGIE from the exons ATGGCGCGAACGAATGCGAAAAGGCGGCACTCCGATTTGCCACATTTCGAGTCAGTTGCCAGAATCTCCAGTCTGCCTATCGTGGAAAACGGTATACACATTGCTGGTAATGTGTACGATAGGATAAAG CGATCAAATTCATTGATGAACTGGAGTTTGGGCACTGCTGAACATTCATTCGCGATCGCAACGGCATCGGCGAAGCCAGCGATCTACGCGCTGAACGGGGCGATCATGACTATCGATCTGCTGCTCTGCAAAGGTATCGACATCGTTGAACAAAGAGTGCCAGCCGTGCACCTACCTCCCCATCTT ATGTACTGCAACGCACGGGAATATGTGAGCAACAAAATCGTCAGGCCTGTGCTGATGCGTGCCGGAAGTGTAAAGCAGATAGGAAGTCAAGCTGCGAACGCTGCAGCGGACAGATTGGACGATGCTCTTACTGTCGCAGATAAATACGTTGATCGTTACTTGCCTCCTGATCCCGCCGACAAAGTTATAGATG aaaatactcCTTCCAAATCTGTGAGCAAGGCTACGCGGACCATTAAACACGGCGCCAGATTCTCtagaaaattacaaagaagATTGACGCGTCGTACGTTAGCAGAAGCTCGAGCCCTCAAGGAGCAGGGAACAGAGTGCATTCATGTACTCCTGTACGTTATAGAACTG TTAGCAACGGATCCAAAGCTAGCCTATCAAAAAGCCAAAGAGTTGTGGGCAACGTTAAGTTTGCCTGAACCAGAAAATCAAGCTCGGCCAGCAACTTTGGAACAGTTGTTGGTTCTGCTTACTCGTGAATCCGCACGTCGCATCGTCCATCTCGTGAATGGCACCACAACATTAGCAAAAAGATCTCCTCGAGATCTTGGCAGAATTCTCGTTAACCTTTCCCATCAACTACTCGCGGTTGCAGACGCCACGTTAACA ATGGTACCACTCATCGGCATGAGGGACGCAACGAAAGCGCGAATGTCAGTACTCCTTTCAGCTATACAGAGGCTTAACTCTACAACAAATCGTTTATTG GAGCGGTTAGCAGCTTTCTTAGCTGGTCGTCCGACTGTTTCCAAGGTAACACATGTCCAGAGCCATCAGCAGAACCACAATAACCACATGTCGATGTCTTCCAATCCGCCAGTAAATGGTATCGAGTAA
- the LOC128874378 gene encoding lipid storage droplets surface-binding protein 1 isoform X2, whose protein sequence is MARTNAKRRHSDLPHFESVARISSLPIVENGIHIAGNVYDRIKRSNSLMNWSLGTAEHSFAIATASAKPAIYALNGAIMTIDLLLCKGIDIVEQRVPAVHLPPHLMYCNAREYVSNKIVRPVLMRAGSVKQIGSQAANAAADRLDDALTVADKYVDRYLPPDPADKVIDENTPSKSVSKATRTIKHGARFSRKLQRRLTRRTLAEARALKEQGTECIHVLLYVIELLATDPKLAYQKAKELWATLSLPEPENQARPATLEQLLVLLTRESARRIVHLVNGTTTLAKRSPRDLGRILVNLSHQLLAVADATLTMVPLIGMRDATKARMSVLLSAIQRLNSTTNRLLERLAAFLAGRPTVSKVTHVQSHQQNHNNHMSMSSNPPVNGQ, encoded by the exons ATGGCGCGAACGAATGCGAAAAGGCGGCACTCCGATTTGCCACATTTCGAGTCAGTTGCCAGAATCTCCAGTCTGCCTATCGTGGAAAACGGTATACACATTGCTGGTAATGTGTACGATAGGATAAAG CGATCAAATTCATTGATGAACTGGAGTTTGGGCACTGCTGAACATTCATTCGCGATCGCAACGGCATCGGCGAAGCCAGCGATCTACGCGCTGAACGGGGCGATCATGACTATCGATCTGCTGCTCTGCAAAGGTATCGACATCGTTGAACAAAGAGTGCCAGCCGTGCACCTACCTCCCCATCTT ATGTACTGCAACGCACGGGAATATGTGAGCAACAAAATCGTCAGGCCTGTGCTGATGCGTGCCGGAAGTGTAAAGCAGATAGGAAGTCAAGCTGCGAACGCTGCAGCGGACAGATTGGACGATGCTCTTACTGTCGCAGATAAATACGTTGATCGTTACTTGCCTCCTGATCCCGCCGACAAAGTTATAGATG aaaatactcCTTCCAAATCTGTGAGCAAGGCTACGCGGACCATTAAACACGGCGCCAGATTCTCtagaaaattacaaagaagATTGACGCGTCGTACGTTAGCAGAAGCTCGAGCCCTCAAGGAGCAGGGAACAGAGTGCATTCATGTACTCCTGTACGTTATAGAACTG TTAGCAACGGATCCAAAGCTAGCCTATCAAAAAGCCAAAGAGTTGTGGGCAACGTTAAGTTTGCCTGAACCAGAAAATCAAGCTCGGCCAGCAACTTTGGAACAGTTGTTGGTTCTGCTTACTCGTGAATCCGCACGTCGCATCGTCCATCTCGTGAATGGCACCACAACATTAGCAAAAAGATCTCCTCGAGATCTTGGCAGAATTCTCGTTAACCTTTCCCATCAACTACTCGCGGTTGCAGACGCCACGTTAACA ATGGTACCACTCATCGGCATGAGGGACGCAACGAAAGCGCGAATGTCAGTACTCCTTTCAGCTATACAGAGGCTTAACTCTACAACAAATCGTTTATTG GAGCGGTTAGCAGCTTTCTTAGCTGGTCGTCCGACTGTTTCCAAGGTAACACATGTCCAGAGCCATCAGCAGAACCACAATAACCACATGTCGATGTCTTCCAATCCGCCAGTAAATG gtcAATGA